A single Anopheles arabiensis isolate DONGOLA chromosome X, AaraD3, whole genome shotgun sequence DNA region contains:
- the LOC120905601 gene encoding putative nuclease HARBI1: protein MPKHNRGLSAEQKLAAALKFLAQGSYQLGVGNDFTVPMGQSTFSEMFDETLRALENELKRHITLEMTEEEQMEARRFFYGKSGIAGAVMAVDGTHIRMIAPTEDSVIYFNRKGFYSLNALLICDHKHIIRYVNAKYSGSNHDAFIFDNSPAKSFFEQKWRNGERMFKLLGL from the exons ATGCCGAAACACAATCGTGGGTTATCTGCAGAACAAAAACTGGCAGCAGCTCTAAAATTTTTAGCACAAGGATCCTACCAGCTGGGTGTAGGCAACGATTTTACGGTGCCAATGGGACAATCGACATTTTCCGAAATGTTCGATGAAACATTACGTGCTCTGGAAAATGAACTTAAGAGGCACATAACGCTGGAAATGACGGAGGAGGAACAAATGGAGGCACGTAGATTTTTCTATGGTAAATCTGGCATTGCTGGTGCTGTTATGGCTGTGGACGGTACACATATCAGAATGATAGCTCCTACTGAAGACTCAGTAATATATTTCAACAGGAAAGGATTCTACAGCTTAAATGCGCTTCTT ATATGTGACCACAAACACATCATTCGGTATGTTAATGCCAAATATAGTGGATCGAATCACgatgcatttatttttgataACAGTCCAGCTAAGTCattctttgagcaaaagtGGAGGAATGGTGAAAGAATGTTTAAACTGTTGGGTTTGTAG